The Henckelia pumila isolate YLH828 chromosome 2, ASM3356847v2, whole genome shotgun sequence genome includes a window with the following:
- the LOC140880265 gene encoding sugar transporter ERD6-like 6, whose translation MSGRDDGEDGRGDLRKPFLHTGSWYRMGSRQSSLMGSAQAIRDNSVSVLACVLIVALGPIQTGFTCGYSSPAQYDITEDLKLTVSQFSLFGSLSNVGAMVGALASGQISEHIGRKGSLMVAAIPNIIGWLTISFSTDFSFLYMGRLLEGFGVGMISYTVPVYLVEIAPQNLRGALGSVNQLCVTIGVLLAYVLGLFVHWRVLAILGILPCLVLIPGLFFIPESPRWLAKVGLTDDFEASLQVLRGFDTDITLEVNEIKRSVASTNRRTTIRFADFKMRKLWLPLMIGIGLLVLQQLTGLNGVIFYSTTIFASAGISSTNAATVGVGAIQVIATAVSAWLVDRSGRRILLLVSSLGMVASLILATVSFYLKDLVSEDSSLFGILGILSVIGVLLMVVFFSLGLGPIPWLMMSEILPAKIKGLGGSVATLANWFFCWIITMTAPLLLAWSIGGSFTIYTIMTIITVAFVAIWVPETKGKTLEEIHSSFN comes from the exons ATGAGTGGGAGAGATGATGGAGAAGATGGGAGGGGAGATTTGAGGAAGCCCTTTTTGCACACTGGGAGTTGGTATAGAATGGGTTCGAGGCAGTCTAGCTTGATGGGCTCTGCTCAGGCGATTCGGGACAATTCCGTCTCTGTGTTGGCTTGTGTCCTGATTGTGGCTTTGGGTCCTATCCAGACTGGTTTCACT TGTGGTTATTCTTCTCCAGCGCAGTATGATATCACCGAAGATCTTAAGCTCACTGTCTCACAG TTCTCCTTGTTCGGTTCATTATCGAATGTGGGTGCTATGGTTGGGGCACTAGCTAGCGGTCAAATTTCTGAGCACATTGGACGTAAAGGG TCTCTAATGGTCGCTGCCATACCTAATATCATCGGTTGGCTTACTATATCATTTTCCACA GACTTCTCATTTCTTTATATGGGAAGATTGTTGGAAGGATTCGGTGTGGGTATGATCTCTTACACG GTTCCTGTGTATCTCGTGGAAATAGCGCCTCAAAATCTGAGAGGAGCGCTTGGTTCTGTGAACCAG CTCTGTGTCACAATTGGAGTCTTACTGGCGTATGTACTTGGATTATTTGTTCATTGGAGAGTGCTTGCCATTCTTG GAATACTGCCGTGCCTAGTGCTAATACCGGGCCTCTTTTTCATTCCAGAATCTCCTCGCTGGCTG GCTAAAGTGGGACTGACAGATGATTTCGAAGCTTCTCTGCAAGTTCTTCGAGGATTTGATACCGATATTACACTTGAAGTAAATGAAATAAAG AGGTCTGTAGCTTCAACAAACCGAAGAACAACAATACGTTTCGCAGATTTCAAAATGAGAAAACTTTGGTTACCTCTGATG ATAGGAATTGGGTTACTTGTACTTCAACAGCTAACTGGGTTGAATGGCGTCATCTTCTATTCGACGACTATTTTTGCATCAGCTG GTATCTCATCGACCAATGCTGCAACGGTTGGTGTTGGCGCTATCCAG GTTATTGCTACTGCAGTTTCTGCATGGTTGGTAGACCGAAGTGGTCGCCGGATTTTGCTTTTA GTCTCCTCCCTTGGGATGGTCGCAAGTCTTATACTTGCTACAGTTTCGTTCTATTTAAAG GATTTGGTATCGGAGGATTCTTCTCTGTTTGGCATACTCGGAATCCTTTCAGTTATTGGAGTTTTG TTGATGGTTGTTTTCTTTTCACTTGGGTTGGGTCCAATTCCATGGCTTATGATGTCCGAG ATTCTTCCTGCTAAAATCAAAGGGCTGGGTGGAAGTGTAGCTACTTTAGCGAACTGGTTCTTTTGCTGGATTATTACAATGACTGCACCTTTATTACTGGCTTGGAGCATCGGAG GAAGTTTCACCATTTACACGATTATGACCATCATCACTGTGGCATTTGTGGCAATTTGGGTACCCGAAACTAAAGGAAAAACATTAGAAGAAATCCATTCCTCTTTTAACTAA